A window of Xylophilus sp. GW821-FHT01B05 contains these coding sequences:
- a CDS encoding DUF4276 family protein gives MKAIEVVVFAEGQSDEAFLKRVVAPALRDAHIFLKPQTLHTSRDSTGGAINFDRLCRNVRNTLRQTDTSYLTTFFDLYGLDNGMPGYSAALALAEPGGKVRHIERALHEALVHELGVRADRLILHIQPYELEGLFFSNPDALSESVPGWARSANSLQEVRRAFPSPEHINNGFATKPSARLASLLKPAYRKTTHAPVIGQRVGLTAISQECAHFAAWIDRLRQLEPL, from the coding sequence TTGAAAGCGATCGAGGTGGTCGTTTTTGCAGAAGGCCAGAGCGATGAGGCTTTCCTGAAGCGAGTGGTGGCGCCCGCGTTGCGCGACGCACATATATTCTTGAAGCCGCAGACGCTGCACACGTCGAGGGATAGCACTGGCGGCGCCATCAATTTCGATCGCCTGTGCCGAAATGTCCGCAACACACTTCGGCAGACGGATACGAGCTATCTCACGACCTTCTTCGATCTCTACGGCCTGGACAATGGGATGCCGGGCTATTCGGCCGCGCTTGCATTGGCGGAACCAGGGGGGAAGGTTCGCCATATCGAAAGGGCCTTGCATGAGGCTCTTGTCCACGAACTGGGAGTTCGAGCGGATCGGTTGATTCTGCACATCCAGCCGTACGAACTCGAGGGATTGTTTTTTTCAAACCCGGATGCGCTGAGTGAATCTGTTCCGGGCTGGGCAAGGTCGGCCAACTCGTTGCAGGAGGTCCGACGGGCTTTCCCGTCGCCTGAACATATCAATAATGGCTTTGCCACCAAGCCATCTGCCAGATTGGCTTCGCTGTTGAAGCCGGCTTACCGTAAGACGACACACGCGCCTGTGATCGGTCAGCGCGTGGGGCTGACTGCCATTTCGCAGGAGTGTGCGCATTTCGCTGCTTGGATCGATCGATTGAGGCAATTGGAACCGCTGTAG
- the alaS gene encoding alanine--tRNA ligase produces MTANTTTTRSSMTVADIRKTFLDFFASKGHTVVPSSSLVPGNDPTLMFTNSGMVQFKDVFLGTDKRPYVRAASVQTCLRAGGKHNDLENVGYTARHHTFFEMLGNWSFGDYFKRDALKWSWELLTKVYGLPAEKLLATVYIEDQEAYDIWTKEIGLPPERVIRIGDNKGGRYKSDNFWMMADTGPCGPCSEIFYDHGPHIAGGPPGSPEEDGDRFIEIWNNVFMQFDMAADGSVTQLPAPCVDTGMGLERLAAILQHVHSNYEIDLFDALIKAASRETGEKDLGNKSLRVIADHIRATAFLVADGVIPSNEGRGYVQRRIVRRAIRHGYKLGQKKPFFHKLVPDLVAQMGDAYPKLVADAERITAVLKAEEERFFETLANGMEILDAALAGGVKTLPGEVAFKLHDTYGFPLDLSADVCRERDVAVDEAGFNAAMEKQKSQARAAGKFKMDRALDYSGAGNAFTGYDKLEESAQVVALYHEGTPVQQLAEGQSGVVVLGSTPFYSESGGQVGDQGVLAAEGVQFGVEDTLKIKADVFGHHGTQTQGTLKVGDTVAARVDTALRAATQRNHSVTHLMHKALREVLGTHVQQKGSLVNAERTRFDFAHGAPVTDAQIVEIERRVNEEILANAPTQARVMDIESAQKTGAMMLFGEKYGETVRVLDIGSSRELCGGTHVQRTGDIGLFKVVGESGVAAGVRRIEAVTGANALAYLQELESTVHTVAATLKAPTHELQGRLGQVLEQVRALEKEVAALKGKLASSQGDDLLSQAVDVGGLKVLAAQLPGADAKTLRDTLDKLKDKLKTAAIVLASTEGGKVQLAAGVTADSIGKVKAGELVNFVAQQVGGKGGGKADMAMAGGTDAAALPAALQSVRAWVAERV; encoded by the coding sequence ATGACCGCAAACACGACGACGACCCGCTCTTCCATGACCGTCGCGGACATCCGCAAGACCTTCCTCGACTTCTTCGCCTCCAAGGGCCACACGGTGGTGCCGTCGAGCTCGCTGGTGCCGGGCAATGACCCGACGCTGATGTTCACCAACTCCGGCATGGTGCAGTTCAAGGACGTGTTCCTGGGCACCGACAAGCGCCCCTATGTGCGGGCGGCCTCGGTGCAGACCTGCCTGCGTGCCGGTGGCAAGCACAACGACCTGGAGAACGTGGGCTACACCGCGCGCCACCACACTTTCTTCGAGATGCTGGGCAACTGGAGCTTTGGCGACTACTTCAAGCGCGACGCACTGAAATGGTCCTGGGAGCTGCTGACCAAGGTCTACGGCCTGCCGGCCGAAAAGCTGCTGGCCACGGTCTACATCGAAGACCAGGAGGCCTACGACATCTGGACGAAAGAGATCGGCCTGCCGCCCGAGCGCGTGATCCGCATCGGCGACAACAAGGGCGGCCGCTACAAGTCCGACAACTTCTGGATGATGGCCGACACCGGCCCCTGTGGCCCCTGCAGCGAAATCTTCTATGACCACGGCCCGCACATTGCCGGCGGCCCTCCGGGCAGCCCGGAGGAAGACGGCGACCGCTTCATCGAGATCTGGAACAACGTGTTCATGCAGTTCGACATGGCCGCGGACGGCAGCGTCACGCAACTGCCCGCGCCCTGCGTGGACACCGGCATGGGCCTGGAGCGCCTGGCCGCCATCCTGCAGCACGTGCACAGCAACTACGAGATCGACCTGTTCGATGCGCTGATCAAGGCGGCATCCCGCGAAACCGGCGAGAAGGACCTGGGCAACAAGAGCCTGCGCGTGATCGCCGACCACATCCGCGCCACCGCCTTCCTGGTGGCTGATGGCGTGATCCCGTCCAACGAAGGCCGCGGCTACGTGCAGCGCCGCATCGTGCGCCGCGCCATCCGCCACGGCTACAAGCTGGGCCAGAAGAAGCCTTTCTTCCACAAGCTGGTGCCCGACCTGGTGGCGCAGATGGGCGACGCCTATCCCAAGCTGGTGGCCGACGCCGAGCGCATCACCGCCGTGCTCAAGGCCGAGGAAGAACGCTTCTTCGAGACCCTGGCCAATGGCATGGAAATCCTCGACGCCGCGCTGGCTGGCGGCGTGAAGACGCTGCCGGGCGAAGTGGCCTTCAAGCTGCACGACACCTACGGCTTCCCGCTTGATCTGTCGGCCGACGTGTGCCGCGAGCGTGACGTGGCGGTGGATGAGGCCGGCTTCAACGCCGCCATGGAAAAGCAGAAGTCCCAGGCCCGTGCCGCCGGCAAGTTCAAGATGGACCGCGCGCTGGACTACAGCGGTGCCGGCAACGCCTTCACCGGCTACGACAAGCTCGAAGAGTCCGCGCAAGTCGTGGCGCTGTACCACGAGGGCACGCCGGTGCAGCAGCTGGCTGAAGGCCAGAGCGGCGTGGTCGTGCTCGGCAGCACGCCTTTCTATTCAGAGAGCGGCGGCCAGGTCGGCGACCAGGGCGTGCTGGCGGCCGAGGGCGTGCAATTTGGCGTGGAAGACACGCTGAAGATCAAGGCCGACGTGTTCGGCCACCACGGCACGCAGACCCAGGGCACGCTCAAGGTCGGCGATACGGTCGCGGCCCGCGTTGACACCGCGCTGCGCGCTGCCACCCAGCGCAACCACAGCGTCACCCACCTGATGCACAAGGCCTTGCGCGAGGTGCTGGGCACGCATGTGCAGCAAAAGGGCTCGCTGGTGAATGCCGAGCGCACGCGCTTTGACTTTGCCCACGGCGCGCCGGTGACCGATGCGCAGATCGTCGAGATCGAGCGCCGCGTCAACGAAGAGATTTTGGCCAACGCGCCGACCCAGGCGCGCGTGATGGACATCGAATCCGCGCAAAAAACCGGCGCCATGATGCTGTTTGGCGAGAAGTACGGCGAGACCGTGCGCGTGCTCGACATCGGCAGCAGCCGTGAACTCTGCGGCGGCACGCACGTGCAGCGCACCGGCGACATCGGCCTGTTCAAGGTCGTGGGCGAAAGCGGCGTGGCCGCAGGCGTGCGCCGCATCGAGGCAGTGACCGGTGCCAATGCGCTGGCCTATCTGCAGGAACTCGAATCCACCGTGCACACCGTGGCCGCCACGCTCAAGGCGCCCACGCATGAGCTGCAAGGCCGCCTGGGCCAGGTGCTGGAACAGGTCCGTGCGCTGGAGAAGGAAGTCGCCGCGCTCAAGGGCAAGCTGGCCTCGTCGCAAGGCGACGATCTGCTGTCCCAGGCGGTGGACGTGGGCGGCCTGAAGGTACTGGCCGCGCAACTGCCCGGCGCCGACGCCAAGACCTTGCGCGACACGCTCGACAAGCTCAAGGACAAGCTCAAGACCGCCGCCATCGTGCTGGCCTCGACCGAAGGCGGCAAGGTGCAACTGGCGGCCGGCGTCACGGCCGACAGCATTGGCAAGGTCAAGGCGGGCGAACTGGTGAACTTCGTCGCGCAGCAGGTCGGCGGCAAGGGCGGCGGCAAGGCCGACATGGCCATGGCCGGCGGCACCGATGCGGCAGCACTGCCGGCGGCGCTGCAGTCGGTTCGCGCCTGGGTGGCCGAGCGGGTCTGA
- a CDS encoding AAA family ATPase → MAQLKTVTIKGFKSIRSLEGFELRSLNVLIGPNGAGKSNFIGALRFLSEVAGENFPGYVQKQGKAAALLHGGRKRTQVMEFEVYGQPTGEFRNGYLISLEATNDNRLVFTREQTWVAGSMTSGTKYSLGRNHEEALIRTADDSVGKYVRSMMRSWRQYHFHDTGDLAAVKQPHSARDTLRLKTDAGNLAAYLGKLREKHTRHYDQIVETVRLVAPFFGDFVQRDDADDTVELEWTQRSDPDTPYGANALSDGTLRFICLATLLLQPLSLLPDTVLIDEPELGLHPYAIGVLADMLKQVAESRQLIVSTQSVELLNAFAPEDVVVVDRTEEESTFRRLTNDELAGWLESYTPLGELWLRNILGGRP, encoded by the coding sequence ATGGCGCAGCTCAAAACTGTCACCATCAAAGGATTCAAGTCGATTCGATCGCTTGAAGGATTTGAGTTGCGCTCATTGAATGTGTTGATTGGCCCCAATGGCGCGGGTAAAAGCAACTTCATCGGGGCACTTCGCTTTTTGTCAGAGGTTGCCGGTGAGAATTTTCCAGGCTACGTTCAAAAGCAAGGTAAAGCAGCGGCCTTGCTGCATGGCGGCAGAAAGCGCACGCAGGTCATGGAGTTTGAGGTCTATGGTCAGCCCACCGGAGAGTTTCGTAACGGCTATCTCATAAGCCTTGAAGCGACCAATGACAACCGGCTCGTCTTTACCAGGGAGCAGACCTGGGTTGCCGGGTCCATGACGAGCGGAACCAAGTACTCGCTCGGCCGTAACCATGAAGAAGCATTGATTCGAACGGCAGACGATAGCGTGGGAAAGTATGTGCGCTCAATGATGCGTAGCTGGCGCCAGTACCATTTTCACGATACCGGCGATTTGGCCGCAGTAAAGCAGCCGCATAGCGCCAGAGATACGCTTCGTTTGAAAACTGATGCAGGCAACCTTGCTGCCTATCTTGGAAAGCTGCGTGAGAAACATACGCGGCACTACGATCAAATCGTAGAGACCGTACGGTTGGTGGCCCCGTTCTTCGGGGATTTTGTGCAGCGTGACGACGCCGACGACACGGTCGAATTGGAGTGGACCCAGCGCTCAGACCCGGATACGCCCTACGGTGCGAATGCCTTGTCTGACGGAACCCTGCGTTTCATATGCTTGGCGACCTTGCTCCTGCAGCCTTTGTCTCTATTGCCTGATACGGTGCTGATAGATGAACCCGAGTTGGGGCTGCATCCATACGCGATTGGTGTTTTGGCAGACATGCTGAAGCAAGTAGCCGAGAGCCGCCAACTTATTGTTTCGACGCAATCTGTTGAACTGCTCAATGCCTTTGCGCCTGAGGATGTTGTGGTTGTTGATCGAACGGAAGAGGAGTCAACCTTTCGGCGACTGACGAATGACGAGTTGGCGGGGTGGCTGGAAAGTTACACCCCGCTTGGGGAGCTCTGGCTGCGCAATATATTGGGCGGAAGGCCTTGA